One Nostoc punctiforme PCC 73102 DNA window includes the following coding sequences:
- a CDS encoding phosphoribosyltransferase, whose translation MPDLYVSWSDYHQKIEQLAIQIYQSGWEFNQIICLARGGLRVGDILSRIYQQPLAILATSSYSGAGKQERSNLIFSRHLTMTAEKLGSRVLLVDDLVDSGITLQQTIPWLKQNTGFPIEEIRTAVLWYKACSVIPPDYYVDYLPENPWIHQPFEHYEQMNPAELAAKVNQLC comes from the coding sequence ATGCCAGACCTTTATGTTTCTTGGTCAGATTATCACCAAAAAATTGAACAACTGGCTATCCAGATTTATCAATCTGGTTGGGAATTCAACCAGATTATCTGTCTTGCCAGAGGAGGACTGCGAGTTGGAGATATTCTCTCCCGCATTTACCAGCAACCCCTGGCAATTTTAGCAACCTCATCCTACAGTGGCGCTGGTAAGCAAGAAAGAAGTAATTTAATTTTCTCGCGCCACTTGACAATGACTGCCGAAAAGTTAGGTTCGCGCGTTCTCCTAGTAGATGACTTAGTAGACTCTGGGATCACACTCCAACAAACTATACCTTGGCTCAAGCAAAATACTGGTTTTCCCATTGAAGAAATTCGCACTGCCGTTCTTTGGTATAAAGCCTGTTCAGTTATACCACCCGATTATTATGTTGATTACTTGCCTGAAAACCCCTGGATTCATCAACCTTTTGAACACTACGAGCAAATGAACCCGGCAGAACTTGCAGCTAAGGTAAATCAACTGTGTTGA
- a CDS encoding MFS transporter — MKDSAADGDAQRDILSEKLDLKTKLAYGAGDLGPAITANISVFYLLIFFTSVAGIPAGLAGTILMIGKIWDGVNDPLVGFLTDKTKSRRWGRRLPWMFYGAIPFGIFFFLQWIVPQFSANKSNNIWPLFWYYVAIGVISQAFYTVVNLPYTAMTPELTQDYDERTSLNSYRFTFSIGGSILSLILTGIVFSQIADRQQRYLVLAGICTVISILGLYCCVFGVRDRILAFEAKRIETEEPESLPFGEQLKIVFSNRPFIFVIGIYLFSWLAVQITASIIPYFVVNYMGLKEESDVPMILIAVQGTALLMLFVWGALSKKIGKKIVYFLGMILWIIAAAGLFFLQPGQIVLMYVMAVMAGIGVSTAYLIPWSMIPDVIELDELQTGQRREGIFYGFMVLLQKFGLAFGLFLVGNALQASGFKESVAGSPLPIQPESALFAIRIAVGPIPTVCLLCGLVLTYFYPITREMHAEIMLKLKERQDKRGT; from the coding sequence ATGAAAGATTCTGCTGCTGATGGCGATGCCCAACGAGATATTCTTAGTGAAAAACTCGATTTAAAAACAAAGCTGGCTTATGGTGCAGGGGATTTAGGACCAGCAATTACTGCAAATATCTCCGTCTTTTATCTGCTGATTTTCTTTACCAGTGTCGCTGGTATCCCTGCGGGTTTAGCTGGCACTATTTTGATGATTGGCAAAATCTGGGATGGAGTAAACGATCCTCTTGTCGGGTTTCTGACTGATAAAACGAAATCTCGTCGTTGGGGCCGTCGTCTTCCTTGGATGTTTTATGGAGCAATCCCCTTTGGAATTTTCTTTTTCTTGCAGTGGATTGTACCGCAATTTAGTGCAAATAAGAGTAATAATATTTGGCCGCTGTTTTGGTACTACGTAGCAATTGGGGTGATATCTCAGGCGTTTTACACGGTTGTGAATTTGCCTTATACGGCGATGACTCCAGAACTAACTCAAGATTACGACGAACGCACCAGCCTTAACAGCTATCGCTTTACATTTTCCATTGGTGGCAGCATTTTATCATTGATTTTAACAGGAATTGTTTTTTCGCAGATTGCCGATCGCCAACAACGATATCTGGTTTTAGCGGGAATTTGTACTGTAATTTCGATTTTAGGATTATATTGCTGCGTTTTTGGAGTTCGCGATCGCATCTTGGCTTTTGAGGCCAAACGTATCGAAACCGAGGAACCTGAATCTCTCCCCTTCGGCGAACAGCTAAAAATTGTCTTCAGCAACCGACCTTTTATATTTGTTATTGGTATATATCTTTTTTCTTGGCTAGCTGTGCAGATAACAGCCAGCATTATCCCCTATTTTGTAGTCAATTATATGGGTCTAAAAGAAGAATCAGATGTGCCCATGATTCTGATTGCAGTGCAAGGAACTGCTCTGCTGATGCTATTTGTCTGGGGAGCGTTGAGTAAAAAAATCGGGAAAAAAATTGTTTATTTTCTAGGAATGATTTTATGGATAATAGCCGCCGCCGGACTATTTTTCTTACAACCTGGTCAAATAGTTTTGATGTATGTGATGGCTGTGATGGCAGGGATTGGTGTCTCCACAGCTTATCTAATTCCCTGGTCGATGATTCCAGATGTGATTGAATTAGATGAACTGCAAACGGGACAGCGCAGAGAAGGCATTTTTTATGGCTTCATGGTTTTGCTACAAAAATTTGGTTTAGCTTTCGGACTGTTTTTGGTAGGAAATGCTTTGCAAGCATCGGGTTTCAAAGAATCTGTAGCCGGAAGTCCACTACCTATCCAACCAGAATCTGCACTGTTTGCTATTCGCATTGCGGTTGGCCCTATACCTACAGTTTGTTTGCTTTGTGGTTTAGTTTTAACGTATTTTTACCCAATTACCCGCGAGATGCACGCAGAAATCATGCTGAAACTCAAAGAACGGCAAGACAAGAGGGGAACTTAA
- the surE gene encoding 5'/3'-nucleotidase SurE, with translation MTIILTNDDGIDAPGIKALIKAVNGKNVIIAAPVDHQSGCGHQVTTTRAINLQQRSETEYAIAGTPADCVRIALTQINADVKFVLSGINAGGNLGVDVYISGTVAAVREAAMHGIPGIAISHYRKAKQNFDWDLAAKLTAEVLADLLKRPLEPGSFWNVNLPNLLPGEPHPEIVFCQACSKPLPVNYRIEGDDFYYVGEYGKRDRTPGSDVDVCFSGNIAVTQLRV, from the coding sequence ATGACTATAATTTTAACTAACGATGACGGCATTGATGCCCCCGGTATAAAAGCTCTAATCAAAGCTGTAAATGGCAAAAATGTTATTATCGCTGCTCCTGTAGATCATCAGTCTGGCTGTGGACATCAAGTTACTACCACTCGCGCCATCAACCTCCAACAACGTTCTGAGACTGAATATGCGATCGCAGGCACTCCCGCCGATTGTGTGAGAATTGCGTTAACACAAATTAATGCAGATGTCAAATTTGTGCTTTCAGGTATCAACGCTGGGGGCAACTTGGGAGTCGATGTCTACATTTCTGGCACAGTGGCTGCTGTGCGGGAAGCCGCAATGCACGGTATTCCCGGAATTGCTATTTCCCACTATCGCAAAGCCAAGCAGAATTTTGATTGGGATCTGGCTGCCAAATTGACAGCTGAAGTTTTAGCGGACTTACTCAAGCGTCCCCTAGAACCGGGAAGCTTTTGGAATGTGAACTTGCCGAATCTGCTACCAGGAGAACCACATCCTGAGATAGTGTTTTGCCAAGCCTGTAGCAAACCTTTGCCTGTCAACTATCGAATTGAAGGCGATGATTTTTATTATGTAGGAGAATATGGCAAACGCGATCGCACCCCTGGTAGTGATGTGGATGTATGTTTTTCCGGCAATATTGCGGTAACTCAATTAAGGGTTTGA
- a CDS encoding site-2 protease family protein produces MAFWFLFILLLGLATYLMVQHSVAHITRTPVWLLWLVLMTPAFLLSGWTLIYGTKQPPPPALIVSSLFVCTVLYWILFLGGRRVPRDTQTEVPAQASESQPIIQPTPEPLVRPIEPTEETQLRNCFPWSVYYVQNIEYRPQAVICRGQLRTKASNAYQQIKTNIEAQFGDRFVLIFQEGLNDKPFFVLVPNIQAAKDRNTPRREQERLTRPGLALLLVVATLITTTLVGVEIAGASLPPLWEIGSLFKVLSNPDVLFKGLPYALGLMTILGIHELGHYLTAKFYKIRSTLPYFIPMPFFLGTFGAFIQMRSPIPNRKALFDISIAGPLAGFVVTLPLLIWGLAHSEVVPLIEEKTRFLNPDALNPKYSILLALLSKLALGSQLTAKSALDLHPVAVAGFIGLIVTALNLMPVGQLDGGHIVHAMFGQRVAIIIGQVARLLLLLLSLIREEFLMWAIILLFMPLIDEPALNDVTELDNKRDIWGLLAMALLIVIILPLPQAIANFWQI; encoded by the coding sequence ATGGCATTTTGGTTTCTGTTTATTCTCCTACTGGGGCTAGCTACTTATCTAATGGTGCAGCACAGCGTCGCTCACATCACTCGAACGCCAGTATGGTTGTTGTGGCTGGTTTTAATGACACCAGCATTCTTGTTAAGTGGATGGACGCTGATATATGGAACGAAACAACCTCCGCCACCAGCGCTGATTGTTTCGTCGTTATTTGTCTGCACAGTGTTGTACTGGATATTGTTTCTAGGAGGCCGGCGAGTGCCAAGAGATACGCAAACCGAAGTTCCAGCCCAAGCCTCAGAATCACAGCCGATTATCCAGCCTACCCCAGAACCACTAGTGCGTCCCATTGAGCCAACAGAAGAAACTCAACTGCGAAATTGTTTTCCTTGGTCTGTATATTACGTTCAAAATATTGAGTATCGACCACAAGCCGTAATTTGCCGGGGTCAGTTGCGAACTAAAGCCAGCAACGCTTACCAACAGATTAAGACTAATATTGAAGCACAATTTGGCGATCGCTTCGTGTTGATCTTTCAAGAAGGTTTAAATGACAAACCTTTCTTTGTGCTGGTTCCTAATATTCAGGCTGCTAAAGACAGAAATACACCACGACGCGAACAAGAACGCTTAACTCGACCAGGATTAGCACTTCTACTAGTAGTAGCTACTTTGATAACTACTACCTTAGTGGGAGTGGAAATTGCTGGTGCTTCTCTTCCGCCTCTATGGGAAATTGGCTCTTTATTCAAAGTTCTATCTAACCCAGATGTCCTATTCAAAGGATTACCTTATGCTTTAGGATTAATGACTATTTTAGGTATTCACGAACTTGGGCATTATTTGACGGCTAAATTCTACAAAATTCGCTCGACGTTGCCTTACTTTATTCCAATGCCTTTCTTTTTGGGAACTTTTGGTGCATTTATTCAGATGCGTAGTCCCATTCCCAACCGCAAAGCATTATTTGACATTAGTATCGCTGGACCACTTGCAGGCTTTGTTGTTACCTTGCCATTATTAATATGGGGCTTGGCTCATTCTGAGGTGGTTCCTCTGATTGAAGAAAAAACCCGATTTTTGAATCCTGATGCCCTTAATCCCAAATATTCCATCTTACTAGCGCTACTGTCGAAGCTAGCCTTGGGAAGTCAGTTAACAGCAAAATCAGCCCTTGATTTGCATCCAGTTGCAGTAGCTGGTTTTATCGGACTAATTGTGACGGCGTTAAATTTAATGCCTGTGGGACAGCTAGATGGAGGCCACATTGTCCATGCAATGTTTGGCCAACGAGTTGCAATTATAATCGGTCAAGTGGCTCGCCTCCTCTTGCTATTACTTTCGTTAATCCGGGAAGAATTTTTGATGTGGGCGATTATCTTATTATTTATGCCGTTGATTGATGAGCCTGCACTCAATGATGTCACTGAATTGGATAACAAACGTGATATTTGGGGATTACTGGCAATGGCTTTGTTGATTGTAATTATTTTGCCATTACCGCAAGCGATCGCTAACTTTTGGCAAATTTAA
- a CDS encoding AAA family ATPase — protein sequence MSAKVDGTVRIAGYQIIEQLYSGSRTQVYRAIRECDRQPVVIKLLKREYPSFSELVQFRNQYAIAKNLDIPSIIKPYSLEPHHNGYALVMEDFGGISLRQFTQRRPLSLEEFLPIALQLIDTLHQLHQQRVIHKDVKPANILIHPETKKIKLIDFSIASLLPRETQEIQSPNGLEGTLAYLSPEQTGRMNRGIDYRSDFYSLGVTFFELLSGQLPFTSHDPMELLHCHIAKQPDSICNLNPEIPLMLGEIICKLMAKNAEDRYQSAMGLKHDLVFCLEQWQETGKHTWFDLGQRDISDRFLIPEKLYGREQEIECLLEVFGRVANGAVELMLVAGFSGIGKTAVVNEVHKVIVRWNGYFIKGKYDQFNRNIPLSAFVQAFRDLMGQLLTESDTQLEQWRKKILSAISESGQVIIEVIPELERIIGTQPPVPELSGSAAQNRFNLLFVKFIQVFATREHPLVVFLDDLQWANLASLNLIRLLMGETLKGYLLIIGAYRDNEVFAAHPLMVALEEIEKGATVSTITLAPLNQTDVNRLIADTLSYSTEVALPLTELVYQKAKGNPFFTIQFLKALHEDGRITFDWDTGLWQCDLVQVPRRTAACLQTSLSLTDDVVEFMAIQLQKLPLETQEILKLAACIGNQFDLATLAIVFEQSPTQTAAVLWKALQEGLVLPHCDIYKFYQESEAIRDSSDLGILDSGSCVYTFLHDRVQQAAYSLIPEEQKQATHLKIGQLLLSNTPESNREERIFEIVSQLNVAAELIAQPAERQALAQFNLMASRKAKAAIAYTAACKYAQVGIGLLAQNSWQHQYELTLALHQVATEAAYLSGDLEQMAANAHLVLNHAKTPLDKISVYEVKIEVFTAQGYFAEAIAAALTILKQLGVELPTVPTQEDVAVAFSTVLDVIGERFPAELLNLSDARDANILAAARILTSVAPCAYLFQPQLYLLVILKKVYLSVVYGNESTSTFSYASYGILMCGVFKNVELGYEFGQLALDLRSRYQNSELKGKTLLLVYLYTRHWKIHLRELLQPLQTAYCSCLDVGDLAFAGYSAYNYGFYSYFSGQNLTQLEPEVADYCEALKHLKQNLALNYSQLIRQILLNLMGEADDVVVLSGTAYNEQHQLPLHEAAGDRTGLALLWINKLVVSYLFSEFEQAVEQARQARQYLDAIIAFLYVPIFHFYDSLAQLAWFEQLSALEQQQMKECITANQEKLNYWATHAPINFRHKFDLVEAERYRVLGNRAEAIECYDRAIIGAKEQGYIQEEALANELAAKFYLDWGKEQIAQSYMTQAYYGYARWGAKTKVVDLEKRYPQLLAPILQQSPSPLSTNETIFALGSVTCTSSANSSSSSISVALDLASILKASQTLSGEIELEKLLSVLLHIVIENAGADKCVFMLLESGRLLIQALAQLSLGIVSIENKGITHIDFYPRLLNPQPIEDSQDVPVGLINTVKRSLKPTVIIDATVHPQFINDPYIQQQQPKSILCSPILHQGKLLGILYLENNLTNGAFTSDRVELLNLLCAQAAISLVNARLYQNSQNYAQQLTQSLAKLQASEIRFQNLANNIPGMVYQFRLAADGSISTPYVSSGCLDLYGLEPELVMAGIHSLYAMNHPDDQPAIAKAIAYSAKTLTPFEQEWRIILPSGTIKWIQSAARPERQADGAILWDGVVIDISDVYDELCLRKQAEASLAKEREFLNAIIQNITDGIVVCDPNGNLILFNNATREFHGLPVESLPPEQWAEHFDLYQPDGQTPLSTTEIPLFRALQGEIVENAEIVIAPKHGSKRILLASGQAIVDFLGNKLGAVIVMRDISDVYNELRLRKQAELTLQQKSLDLQQALNDLQNAQLQIVQSEKMSALGNLVAGVAHEMNNPLGFIAASLKQAKPTIADIIEHLKLYQETLPNKNDQIKDHAVEIDLDYSLEDLPKMIDSMSMACDRLKKISTSLRTFSRADQDYKVPFNIHQGIDSTILILKHRLKANELRPAIEVVTNYGNLPQIECFPGQLNQVFMNILANAIDALDESTLERSLAEIQEIPNQIIITTSVENHLVKIAIADNGKGMSEEVKSKIFNHLFTTKTVGKGTGLGLAIARQIVEETHNGKLICNSVLGQGTEFIIEIPV from the coding sequence ATGAGTGCAAAAGTTGATGGAACTGTAAGGATCGCTGGCTACCAAATTATAGAGCAACTCTATTCTGGTTCTCGGACTCAAGTGTATCGGGCAATACGAGAATGCGATCGCCAACCAGTCGTCATCAAGCTCTTAAAACGAGAATATCCAAGTTTTAGCGAATTAGTACAGTTTCGCAACCAATATGCGATCGCTAAAAACCTAGATATTCCCAGTATCATTAAACCTTACAGCCTAGAACCCCATCACAATGGCTATGCCCTAGTTATGGAAGACTTTGGTGGCATCTCCTTGCGGCAATTTACCCAAAGACGACCACTGAGCTTAGAGGAATTCCTACCCATTGCCTTGCAACTAATAGACACTTTACACCAGTTGCATCAACAGCGCGTCATTCACAAAGATGTCAAGCCAGCTAATATCCTGATTCATCCTGAAACCAAAAAAATTAAGCTAATCGACTTCAGTATTGCCTCGCTGCTACCACGAGAAACCCAGGAAATTCAAAGTCCCAACGGACTGGAGGGAACCCTAGCGTATTTGTCGCCAGAGCAAACTGGACGGATGAACCGAGGCATTGACTACCGCAGCGACTTTTATTCATTAGGTGTGACTTTCTTTGAACTACTGAGTGGACAACTGCCTTTTACATCTCACGATCCGATGGAGTTGTTACATTGTCATATCGCCAAACAGCCTGACTCTATCTGTAATCTCAACCCGGAAATCCCCTTGATGTTGGGAGAGATTATTTGCAAGTTGATGGCAAAGAATGCCGAAGACCGCTACCAAAGTGCGATGGGACTCAAGCATGACTTAGTGTTCTGTTTAGAACAATGGCAAGAAACAGGCAAACACACTTGGTTTGATTTAGGACAGCGCGATATCAGCGATCGCTTTCTCATTCCTGAAAAACTCTACGGACGGGAGCAGGAAATAGAATGCTTACTGGAGGTATTTGGGCGGGTTGCCAATGGTGCAGTGGAACTGATGCTGGTGGCTGGCTTCTCTGGCATTGGTAAAACTGCCGTGGTGAATGAAGTGCATAAGGTTATCGTTCGCTGGAACGGCTACTTCATCAAAGGAAAGTATGACCAGTTCAACCGCAATATTCCCCTGTCTGCTTTTGTACAAGCTTTCCGGGATTTGATGGGACAGTTGCTCACTGAAAGCGACACTCAGCTGGAACAGTGGCGAAAAAAAATTCTGTCTGCAATCTCTGAAAGTGGACAGGTGATAATTGAAGTGATTCCAGAATTAGAACGGATTATTGGCACGCAACCGCCAGTACCAGAATTATCGGGTAGTGCTGCACAGAACCGCTTCAATCTGCTGTTTGTCAAATTTATTCAGGTATTCGCTACAAGAGAGCATCCGTTAGTAGTGTTCCTCGATGATTTACAGTGGGCAAATTTGGCATCTCTCAATTTAATAAGGCTGTTAATGGGTGAAACCTTAAAGGGTTATCTGTTAATTATTGGCGCATACCGTGATAATGAAGTGTTTGCGGCTCATCCGTTAATGGTGGCCCTGGAAGAGATTGAGAAGGGAGCCACCGTCAGCACCATTACATTAGCTCCTTTGAATCAAACAGATGTGAATCGTTTGATTGCCGATACATTGAGTTATTCAACAGAAGTTGCCCTGCCGTTAACCGAGCTAGTTTATCAAAAAGCCAAAGGTAATCCGTTTTTTACAATCCAGTTTCTCAAGGCATTACATGAAGATGGACGAATTACCTTTGATTGGGATACAGGTTTGTGGCAGTGCGATCTGGTGCAAGTACCCAGACGCACGGCAGCTTGTCTTCAGACATCGCTTTCTTTAACGGATGATGTCGTTGAGTTTATGGCAATTCAACTACAAAAGTTGCCGCTCGAAACTCAGGAAATTCTGAAATTGGCAGCCTGTATCGGTAATCAATTTGATTTGGCGACATTGGCGATCGTTTTTGAACAGTCTCCAACCCAAACAGCAGCAGTTTTGTGGAAAGCGTTGCAAGAAGGGTTAGTTTTACCACATTGTGATATCTATAAGTTTTATCAAGAGTCAGAAGCAATAAGAGATTCTTCTGACTTGGGGATTCTGGATTCTGGTTCCTGTGTTTACACATTTCTGCACGATCGCGTCCAACAAGCAGCATATTCTCTCATCCCAGAGGAGCAAAAACAGGCAACTCATCTAAAAATTGGCCAGTTACTTCTGAGTAATACCCCCGAAAGCAACCGGGAAGAACGCATTTTTGAAATTGTCAGTCAACTTAACGTTGCGGCTGAATTGATTGCCCAACCCGCAGAACGTCAAGCATTAGCGCAATTTAACCTGATGGCAAGCCGCAAAGCCAAGGCAGCGATTGCTTACACTGCCGCCTGCAAATATGCCCAAGTGGGCATTGGGCTACTCGCCCAAAACAGTTGGCAGCATCAGTATGAGTTAACCCTAGCACTCCATCAAGTTGCCACAGAAGCTGCCTATCTGAGCGGTGATTTAGAACAGATGGCAGCCAATGCTCATCTTGTCTTAAATCACGCCAAAACTCCATTAGATAAAATCAGCGTCTATGAGGTGAAGATTGAAGTATTCACTGCTCAGGGTTATTTTGCCGAAGCGATCGCAGCAGCACTTACCATTTTAAAGCAATTGGGAGTGGAACTACCCACAGTGCCTACCCAGGAAGATGTGGCAGTGGCCTTTAGTACCGTCTTAGATGTAATTGGAGAGCGATTCCCTGCCGAGTTGCTCAACCTCAGCGATGCGAGGGATGCAAACATCCTGGCAGCAGCTCGAATTTTGACATCAGTAGCACCTTGCGCTTATCTGTTCCAGCCACAGTTGTATTTACTGGTGATTTTAAAAAAGGTTTATTTATCTGTCGTCTATGGTAATGAATCAACCTCGACCTTTAGCTATGCCTCTTATGGAATATTGATGTGCGGTGTATTCAAAAACGTCGAATTAGGTTATGAATTCGGTCAGTTAGCCCTCGACCTGCGATCGCGCTATCAAAATTCCGAATTGAAAGGGAAAACTTTATTACTAGTCTACTTATACACAAGGCATTGGAAAATCCATCTGCGGGAGTTATTACAACCCTTGCAGACAGCCTATTGTAGTTGTTTAGATGTAGGCGATTTGGCTTTTGCGGGTTACTCTGCGTATAATTACGGTTTTTACTCCTATTTTTCAGGACAGAATTTAACACAGCTAGAGCCGGAAGTTGCTGATTATTGTGAAGCGCTCAAGCACCTCAAGCAAAATCTAGCTCTGAACTATTCCCAATTAATTCGACAAATTTTGCTGAATTTAATGGGAGAAGCGGATGATGTTGTGGTGTTGAGCGGTACAGCCTACAATGAACAGCATCAACTTCCATTACATGAAGCAGCAGGCGATCGCACCGGATTAGCATTGCTGTGGATTAACAAACTGGTTGTATCGTATTTGTTTTCCGAGTTTGAACAAGCCGTAGAACAAGCTAGGCAAGCGAGACAATATTTAGACGCTATTATTGCTTTTTTATATGTACCTATCTTTCATTTCTATGATTCTTTAGCTCAACTAGCATGGTTTGAGCAACTCTCAGCCCTAGAACAGCAGCAAATGAAAGAATGCATTACTGCTAACCAAGAAAAACTTAACTACTGGGCTACCCATGCGCCAATAAATTTTCGACACAAATTTGATTTGGTGGAAGCCGAGCGTTATCGAGTTTTGGGCAATCGGGCAGAAGCAATTGAATGTTACGATCGCGCCATCATTGGAGCCAAAGAACAAGGCTATATTCAAGAAGAAGCACTAGCCAATGAATTAGCCGCCAAATTCTACCTCGACTGGGGCAAAGAGCAGATTGCTCAGTCATACATGACTCAAGCCTACTATGGTTATGCTCGTTGGGGTGCGAAAACCAAAGTCGTCGATCTAGAAAAACGCTATCCCCAATTACTTGCCCCCATTCTTCAGCAAAGTCCTTCTCCTCTCTCAACTAACGAAACTATCTTTGCCTTGGGGAGTGTCACCTGCACCAGTTCTGCCAATTCCAGTAGTAGCAGCATTTCTGTTGCTCTAGATTTAGCTAGCATTCTCAAAGCTTCCCAAACCCTATCTGGCGAAATCGAACTAGAAAAACTGCTTTCAGTATTGCTGCATATCGTCATTGAAAATGCCGGAGCAGATAAGTGTGTGTTCATGCTTTTAGAATCAGGGCGTTTGCTAATTCAGGCGTTAGCACAGCTTTCTCTTGGTATCGTATCTATAGAGAACAAGGGAATTACCCATATTGATTTTTACCCAAGGTTGCTGAATCCACAGCCCATTGAAGACTCTCAGGATGTGCCAGTTGGCTTAATTAATACCGTCAAACGCAGCTTAAAACCAACGGTAATTATTGATGCCACAGTGCATCCTCAGTTCATCAACGATCCTTATATTCAGCAACAGCAGCCCAAAAGCATCTTGTGCAGCCCGATATTACATCAAGGGAAGTTGCTGGGCATATTGTATCTGGAAAATAATCTGACAAATGGAGCCTTTACAAGCGATCGCGTCGAACTGCTGAACTTGCTTTGCGCTCAAGCGGCAATTTCTTTGGTGAATGCGCGACTTTATCAAAATTCCCAAAACTATGCTCAACAGTTGACGCAATCTCTAGCAAAATTACAGGCTAGTGAAATCCGCTTCCAAAATTTGGCGAATAATATTCCTGGTATGGTATACCAATTCCGTTTGGCGGCCGACGGTTCTATTTCAACACCCTACGTTAGCTCTGGCTGTTTGGACTTGTATGGCTTAGAGCCAGAGTTAGTGATGGCAGGGATACACAGCCTTTACGCTATGAATCATCCTGACGATCAACCAGCTATTGCAAAAGCGATCGCTTACTCTGCCAAAACTCTGACACCATTTGAGCAAGAATGGCGCATCATCCTGCCTTCAGGAACCATAAAATGGATTCAATCTGCGGCTCGGCCAGAGCGACAAGCCGATGGCGCAATCTTATGGGATGGGGTGGTAATTGATATTAGCGATGTCTACGACGAGCTTTGCTTACGCAAACAGGCCGAAGCATCTCTAGCCAAAGAACGAGAGTTCTTGAATGCCATTATTCAAAATATTACAGATGGGATTGTTGTTTGTGACCCTAATGGAAATTTGATCTTATTCAATAACGCAACTCGTGAGTTTCATGGCTTACCAGTAGAATCATTGCCACCAGAGCAATGGGCAGAACACTTCGATCTCTATCAACCTGACGGTCAAACACCCCTATCAACAACAGAAATTCCTTTGTTTCGCGCCTTGCAAGGGGAAATAGTTGAAAATGCAGAAATCGTAATTGCACCGAAGCATGGTTCTAAGAGAATTTTGTTAGCAAGCGGACAAGCGATCGTCGATTTTTTGGGCAACAAACTTGGTGCAGTAATTGTGATGCGAGATATTAGCGATGTTTACAACGAGCTTCGCTTACGCAAACAGGCAGAACTTACTTTACAGCAAAAATCACTTGATTTGCAACAAGCGCTAAATGATTTACAAAACGCCCAATTACAAATAGTTCAAAGTGAAAAGATGTCTGCACTGGGTAACTTAGTTGCTGGTGTCGCTCACGAAATGAATAATCCCCTCGGTTTTATTGCTGCCAGTCTCAAACAAGCTAAACCCACTATTGCTGATATTATCGAACACTTGAAACTCTATCAAGAAACTTTACCCAACAAGAACGATCAAATCAAAGATCATGCGGTCGAAATTGACTTAGATTATAGCTTAGAAGACTTGCCAAAGATGATTGATTCAATGTCTATGGCGTGCGACAGGTTAAAAAAAATCAGCACCAGTTTAAGAACTTTCTCTCGTGCAGATCAAGACTACAAAGTGCCTTTCAATATCCACCAAGGTATTGATAGCACAATTTTAATTTTGAAACATCGTCTAAAGGCTAATGAACTACGCCCTGCCATTGAAGTTGTCACCAACTACGGTAATTTACCTCAAATTGAATGTTTCCCAGGGCAACTCAATCAGGTGTTTATGAATATTTTAGCAAATGCGATTGATGCTTTAGATGAGTCCACTCTTGAGCGGAGTTTGGCAGAGATTCAAGAAATTCCTAACCAAATTATAATTACAACCTCAGTCGAAAATCATCTAGTTAAAATTGCCATTGCTGATAATGGGAAAGGGATGAGCGAAGAAGTAAAATCAAAGATTTTCAACCATTTATTTACGACAAAAACTGTCGGTAAAGGTACGGGTTTGGGGTTGGCGATCGCTCGGCAAATTGTTGAAGAAACTCACAACGGTAAATTGATTTGTAACTCGGTTCTGGGTCAGGGTACAGAATTCATTATTGAAATTCCAGTATAA